In Melioribacteraceae bacterium 4301-Me, a genomic segment contains:
- a CDS encoding response regulator → MKKMLVVEDDFLSQKVLLKLFQQEFEIDVCESSDEFYQKIKNTNYDIIIMDISIKGEKSGIDLTIELKSSPKTSRIPILCLTAHAFLKDRKTAIDSGVDMYLAKPVPNDILRNAVKFLVNKNSST, encoded by the coding sequence ATGAAAAAAATGTTAGTAGTAGAGGATGATTTTTTATCTCAAAAAGTACTTCTCAAGTTATTTCAGCAGGAATTTGAGATTGATGTTTGTGAATCTTCTGATGAGTTTTATCAGAAAATAAAGAACACAAACTATGATATAATAATTATGGATATCTCAATTAAAGGTGAAAAAAGCGGGATTGATTTAACAATAGAATTAAAATCTTCTCCTAAAACATCAAGGATACCAATACTCTGTCTGACAGCTCATGCTTTTTTAAAAGACAGAAAAACAGCAATTGATTCAGGTGTGGATATGTATTTAGCTAAGCCGGTTCCAAATGATATACTTAGAAATGCAGTAAAATTTCTTGTCAACAAAAATTCATCTACTTAA
- a CDS encoding CARDB domain-containing protein, whose product MKNHYKNVLSLLLILILSSNFFLAQKKATLSSTVLKSQTNGHFIVPNETNGTFATTVYTFGDITIFSYFDNTNISIYDAANNLQSTKTLNLDSTFTFNYGSGVFRIVGNKTYTVLVGDAINHTVNGFFAIDEAGRGVSTKLDTWMSSSYDNYDDFIIFAYQDNTGFTVKNLRTGILIAAGTINAGQHYSFSDAGNIPYSTPLQVSATKPVSVLSYTDQDYYVPSSNGSFIGTLFYGYSAYNGLWENSITVTSYSDNNNVTVKNTLTGETISSYTLQKGQVHTDGITSRTFWTVTSSGPVSTANIPFSGWDGFYYYMTRAIDETGKGFGKLFYVPTIQSDIHIFSFDNNNSVTITKLGQYDAFPYSNPTIVWNGTLNEGEYYHFSSEYGKYVYKVESSGFVSVLQSNGGAGADFMPLAYSLDYPDLAVSSSDIVFSKTDSEINAGDKITITVTVHNYGNIAANNIIVTAFDGDPDAGGNAPPIGSGSIANIAAGSTGIFAFDYTVPFNPEYRTIVVKVDPANVIVESNESNNKAYRSIKPSIELLPPLAITVTAPSSLSLQNGNITPNPFNVQLDIFNTGTVTAGNVVATLELFEGLTLASGNLIQTVGNIAANSSATITFSILANPNISGFNRYKITITSTNANTKIINRAVNVPDAIPPSTPTNLTIQLSGGNCVSLNWNVNSESDLAGYYIYYGTDGVNWNGTGATQGDSPILVIGQNNFEICGLSAGTYYFAIKAFDTSNNLSSFSDIKHVTISGQAVTQTLFYGDSARLWTVGATPPADSGYVAGTNIYKDLGKYQRFDFVGSGKLIQANLYFAYKQIIGTADNFNLVVRSVGNNGEPGTLLYSKSYSVDVIDVSNAGTIYNAFAVESDVTVNGQFFIGIEWDNSVDDQFALICDADGEGQGAKRAWEKWSNNTYHDMYSAWSNFDVDIWIAALVTTTTDVKLLSDNIPTGYELYQNYPNPFNPITKIKYSLPKQEHVTLRIYDLLGNEIKTLVDQIHNPGIYEVEFNSTINKGSLSSGVYFYRLQAGNYVATKKFMLIK is encoded by the coding sequence ATGAAAAACCACTATAAGAATGTACTATCCCTATTGTTAATCCTTATTCTGTCGAGTAATTTTTTTCTTGCTCAAAAGAAGGCAACCCTGTCATCAACAGTATTGAAGAGTCAGACAAACGGTCATTTCATTGTACCTAACGAAACAAATGGAACATTCGCCACAACAGTTTACACATTCGGTGATATTACAATATTTTCTTATTTCGATAATACCAACATATCAATTTATGATGCAGCCAACAACCTGCAAAGCACCAAAACACTTAACTTAGATTCAACTTTCACTTTTAATTATGGGAGTGGTGTTTTTAGGATAGTGGGAAATAAAACTTATACTGTTCTTGTAGGAGATGCAATTAATCATACAGTTAATGGATTTTTTGCAATTGATGAAGCTGGACGCGGTGTTTCTACTAAACTTGATACATGGATGTCCAGTAGCTATGACAACTACGATGATTTTATAATTTTTGCTTATCAGGATAATACGGGTTTTACAGTTAAAAATTTGCGAACGGGAATTTTAATCGCTGCGGGCACTATAAATGCCGGGCAACATTATTCTTTTAGTGACGCTGGTAATATACCATATTCTACACCTTTACAAGTTTCAGCTACAAAACCGGTTTCAGTTTTGTCATATACAGACCAAGATTATTATGTGCCATCGAGCAACGGTAGTTTTATCGGAACATTGTTTTATGGATATTCAGCATACAATGGTCTTTGGGAAAACAGCATTACCGTTACTTCTTATTCAGATAATAATAATGTGACAGTTAAAAATACCCTTACAGGAGAAACAATTAGTTCGTACACTTTGCAAAAGGGTCAAGTTCACACAGATGGTATTACAAGTAGAACATTTTGGACTGTAACATCTTCAGGACCTGTTTCTACCGCAAATATACCATTTTCTGGCTGGGATGGTTTTTATTATTATATGACTCGTGCAATTGATGAAACCGGCAAAGGATTTGGTAAACTTTTTTATGTACCTACAATCCAAAGTGATATTCATATCTTTTCTTTTGATAACAATAATAGTGTTACAATTACGAAGCTTGGTCAATATGATGCATTCCCATATTCCAATCCAACTATTGTTTGGAATGGAACATTAAATGAGGGGGAATACTATCACTTTAGTTCTGAATATGGCAAATATGTTTATAAAGTAGAAAGTAGTGGCTTCGTCTCTGTTTTGCAAAGTAACGGCGGTGCCGGTGCTGATTTTATGCCGCTTGCTTATTCCCTTGATTATCCAGATTTAGCTGTTTCTTCATCAGACATTGTTTTCAGCAAAACAGATAGTGAAATTAATGCAGGCGACAAAATTACAATTACAGTAACAGTACACAATTACGGCAATATAGCAGCAAACAATATAATTGTAACTGCATTTGATGGAGACCCAGATGCAGGTGGAAATGCTCCGCCAATAGGCAGTGGTTCAATAGCTAATATTGCCGCAGGTTCTACAGGCATTTTTGCTTTTGACTACACGGTTCCATTTAATCCAGAATATAGAACAATTGTTGTTAAAGTAGACCCCGCTAATGTAATAGTTGAATCTAATGAGTCAAACAATAAAGCATATAGAAGCATTAAACCCAGCATTGAATTGCTGCCACCACTTGCCATTACAGTTACTGCTCCATCAAGTCTTTCTTTACAAAACGGAAACATAACCCCCAATCCTTTCAATGTTCAACTCGATATATTTAATACTGGTACAGTTACTGCAGGTAATGTAGTTGCAACGCTTGAGCTGTTTGAAGGATTAACATTGGCATCTGGAAATTTAATCCAAACTGTAGGAAATATCGCCGCTAATTCATCTGCAACTATTACATTTTCAATTCTTGCTAATCCAAATATCTCTGGTTTTAATAGGTATAAAATTACAATAACCTCTACAAATGCTAATACAAAAATTATAAACAGGGCTGTAAACGTCCCAGATGCAATACCGCCTTCCACACCCACTAACCTTACCATACAACTTTCTGGTGGAAATTGTGTTTCATTAAATTGGAATGTAAATTCTGAAAGTGATTTAGCAGGCTATTATATATATTATGGAACTGACGGGGTAAATTGGAATGGGACCGGTGCTACTCAAGGTGATTCCCCAATATTAGTTATTGGTCAAAACAATTTTGAAATTTGCGGCTTAAGTGCAGGCACTTATTATTTTGCTATTAAAGCTTTTGATACCTCTAACAATTTAAGCTCGTTTAGTGATATTAAACACGTAACTATATCCGGTCAAGCAGTAACACAGACTTTATTTTATGGTGATTCAGCAAGATTATGGACAGTTGGCGCTACACCCCCTGCTGATAGTGGCTATGTTGCCGGTACAAATATTTATAAAGATTTGGGGAAATACCAAAGGTTTGATTTTGTAGGCAGCGGTAAATTAATCCAAGCAAATTTATATTTTGCTTATAAACAAATTATTGGGACAGCAGATAATTTCAATTTAGTAGTTAGATCTGTTGGCAACAACGGTGAACCAGGTACTCTTCTGTATTCAAAATCATATTCTGTTGATGTTATCGATGTTTCAAATGCTGGTACAATTTACAATGCTTTCGCTGTAGAATCGGATGTAACAGTAAACGGACAATTTTTTATTGGTATCGAATGGGATAACAGCGTAGATGACCAATTCGCTTTAATCTGTGATGCCGATGGTGAGGGACAAGGCGCTAAGCGTGCTTGGGAAAAATGGTCAAACAATACTTACCATGATATGTACTCTGCTTGGTCAAATTTTGACGTGGATATTTGGATTGCTGCGCTTGTAACTACAACTACAGACGTTAAACTACTAAGTGACAATATTCCGACTGGATATGAACTATATCAAAACTACCCAAACCCCTTTAATCCAATTACAAAAATTAAATATTCGTTACCTAAACAAGAACATGTAACGCTTAGGATTTATGATTTGCTTGGTAATGAAATAAAAACACTTGTAGACCAAATACACAACCCTGGCATTTATGAAGTTGAATTTAACAGCACAATTAACAAAGGTAGTTTATCGAGTGGTGTTTACTTCTACAGATTGCAGGCTGGCAATTATGTTGCAACTAAAAAATTCATGTTAATAAAGTAA
- a CDS encoding PAS domain-containing protein has protein sequence MTDKAQIDNYFKSGDSKAIFVVDKTGKIIALNSFAKKLLGGDVQGNFFQLFEPKNQQVIEQSFNQSVQSDIFTKQILDITYEYETHTYEINFIPLKSESNIYVLVELSESEFKVDEEKTKKFWISTTELEKSIIDKKLLEIIERIKSSFPFSFIEKTKLQKDINQLNNFFWIKDPAGKIIIANQSFAEAFATKPSQMEGSFEIEFLPKHLLKLFKTIDNYIIETSNVVLIEGLSSQLIFGMSKGLQLVFFPILDIDRKTVAIVGLSQISSASELQLKIDEFTALAIKSFDFPMLIVDNQNKITAFTYAVNELLGLGKEIDLSNYTIDAVLDKELLNTFNKYKDDVKQKNSIEFSYVIVGTEKLKVRIKMKKIFDTNDNLIGIQLEFIPQHKEKELTESKAKMYDALFQALPEAMFIYDVDNLKFLEVNNAALSLYGYSREEFLNMDLTDLYAPEDIQTLLEAGERKTKIGDYSGPWKHKRRDGTTILVKLNRSNIVFHGKNAHLNIIKDISEEFDPFKKIQIFQPLLENSSDILLTTDKDGIILFTNETFTRKLGYPKREIEKKSFLSLVSDNDRSKVSKEIFRSSINSPLTLNVDLKKSNGEFIKANLVSIPIVGADEKIELFNIILKLEEEIKKEQKQAYVDLQSKIDPPFLSNVFHEILTPINVIIGFVQELAESIKEPNEEQKEAIEIIQENQKLLLQIMDNAVDYSALEQQSVKLKLENITFTDLLEELRNNTKKMFDSRQVELNYGKISTSLTFESDKQKVLSLITLFLKFASQITKEKVIYLSAYYISEEKFAVAIRDSKSNISQYLLKAFDEIFSQHENTIRRNYGFSRFSVKLANKLIEVFSVEKEVITKEGQPYEYALIFPVKFIRKEDRKLEVKRAEKPTEVFKEDKIKPKEIIEKPVPKVERVEPIHETEKRQLELSQLSCLYMEDQLDSQILFKVQMKDLKTIEFADSLENALPLLKTKKFDFIIIDINLKGEYNGLDALRIIHKMPGYADVPIIASTAYLLPGDKESFISAGFRDFIPKPLLRDKILDVLQKIFNLRV, from the coding sequence ATGACAGATAAAGCTCAAATAGATAATTATTTTAAGTCGGGCGATTCTAAGGCGATTTTTGTGGTTGATAAAACTGGGAAGATTATCGCTCTAAACTCTTTTGCCAAAAAATTATTAGGCGGCGACGTACAGGGTAATTTTTTTCAATTATTTGAGCCAAAAAATCAACAGGTAATTGAACAGTCGTTTAACCAGTCAGTTCAAAGTGATATTTTTACTAAACAAATACTTGATATAACTTATGAGTATGAAACTCATACTTACGAAATAAATTTTATACCGCTGAAAAGCGAAAGTAATATTTATGTTCTTGTTGAACTTAGTGAATCCGAATTTAAAGTAGATGAAGAAAAAACAAAAAAGTTTTGGATTTCTACTACTGAGTTAGAAAAATCAATTATCGATAAAAAATTACTTGAAATAATTGAAAGGATTAAATCATCCTTTCCTTTTTCTTTTATAGAAAAAACTAAACTACAAAAAGATATTAATCAGCTTAACAATTTTTTTTGGATTAAAGACCCTGCTGGCAAAATAATTATTGCAAATCAAAGTTTTGCAGAGGCTTTCGCTACAAAACCCTCCCAAATGGAAGGTAGCTTTGAAATCGAATTTTTACCTAAACACTTATTGAAATTGTTCAAGACAATAGATAATTATATCATTGAAACTTCTAATGTTGTCTTGATTGAAGGGCTTTCTTCTCAATTAATTTTCGGCATGTCTAAGGGTCTGCAATTAGTATTCTTTCCTATACTTGATATTGACAGGAAAACAGTTGCTATTGTGGGTTTGTCTCAAATTAGCAGTGCAAGTGAATTGCAGTTAAAGATAGATGAATTTACTGCTTTAGCAATTAAGTCGTTTGATTTCCCAATGCTGATAGTTGATAATCAAAATAAAATTACTGCTTTTACTTATGCTGTAAATGAGCTGTTAGGATTAGGGAAAGAGATTGATTTAAGTAATTACACTATTGATGCGGTGTTAGATAAAGAATTACTTAATACTTTTAATAAATATAAAGATGATGTTAAGCAGAAGAATTCAATTGAGTTTAGCTATGTAATAGTTGGTACAGAGAAATTAAAAGTTAGAATAAAAATGAAAAAGATATTCGATACTAATGATAATTTGATAGGCATACAATTAGAATTTATACCGCAGCATAAAGAAAAAGAGTTAACGGAAAGCAAAGCAAAAATGTACGATGCTTTGTTTCAAGCTCTTCCAGAAGCTATGTTTATTTATGATGTTGATAATTTGAAATTTTTGGAGGTTAATAATGCAGCACTGAGCCTATATGGTTACTCACGAGAAGAATTTTTAAATATGGATCTTACTGACCTTTATGCACCTGAAGATATTCAAACTTTACTTGAGGCAGGCGAAAGAAAGACTAAAATTGGAGATTATTCTGGTCCCTGGAAACATAAAAGACGAGATGGAACAACAATTCTTGTTAAACTTAATAGAAGCAACATAGTCTTTCATGGTAAAAATGCTCATCTTAATATTATTAAGGATATTAGTGAAGAATTTGATCCTTTTAAAAAAATACAGATTTTTCAACCGCTGCTTGAAAATTCATCCGATATTTTACTGACAACAGATAAAGATGGCATTATTCTTTTCACAAACGAAACTTTTACCAGAAAGTTAGGCTATCCTAAAAGAGAAATTGAGAAGAAATCGTTCCTTAGCCTCGTATCAGATAATGACCGTTCCAAAGTAAGTAAAGAGATTTTTCGTTCATCCATAAATTCTCCATTAACCTTAAATGTGGATCTCAAGAAATCTAATGGTGAATTTATTAAGGCAAATTTAGTATCAATTCCAATTGTTGGTGCTGATGAAAAAATAGAGTTGTTTAATATCATTCTAAAATTAGAAGAAGAAATTAAGAAAGAACAAAAACAAGCTTATGTGGATTTACAATCGAAAATTGACCCGCCGTTTCTTTCTAACGTATTTCACGAAATACTCACTCCAATTAATGTAATAATTGGTTTTGTACAAGAACTTGCAGAAAGTATAAAAGAACCTAACGAAGAACAAAAAGAAGCAATTGAAATAATTCAAGAGAATCAAAAACTGCTTCTTCAGATAATGGATAATGCTGTTGATTACTCAGCCTTAGAACAACAAAGTGTAAAACTCAAGTTGGAAAATATAACTTTCACTGATCTGCTTGAGGAGTTAAGAAATAATACAAAAAAAATGTTTGATTCCAGACAGGTGGAACTAAATTACGGCAAAATATCAACCTCATTAACATTTGAGTCTGATAAACAAAAAGTACTTTCTTTAATTACACTTTTCTTAAAATTTGCTTCACAAATAACCAAAGAAAAAGTTATTTATCTATCTGCCTATTATATCAGCGAAGAAAAATTTGCCGTTGCTATACGGGATTCCAAATCTAATATTTCACAATACTTATTAAAAGCATTTGATGAAATTTTTAGCCAACATGAAAATACCATTAGAAGAAATTATGGGTTCTCAAGATTTTCTGTAAAATTAGCAAATAAACTAATTGAAGTGTTTTCTGTTGAAAAAGAAGTTATTACCAAAGAAGGACAGCCTTATGAATATGCGTTAATTTTTCCAGTGAAATTTATACGAAAGGAAGACCGCAAGCTTGAAGTTAAACGCGCCGAAAAACCAACTGAAGTATTTAAAGAAGATAAAATAAAGCCAAAGGAAATAATTGAAAAACCAGTCCCCAAAGTTGAAAGAGTTGAACCCATTCATGAAACGGAGAAACGTCAACTAGAACTATCACAGCTTTCTTGTCTTTATATGGAAGATCAACTTGACTCTCAAATTTTGTTCAAAGTACAAATGAAAGATTTAAAGACTATTGAGTTTGCTGATAGTTTAGAAAATGCTTTACCACTGCTGAAAACTAAAAAATTTGATTTTATCATTATAGACATCAACTTAAAAGGCGAATACAACGGGTTAGATGCATTAAGGATTATTCATAAAATGCCTGGATATGCCGATGTCCCAATCATAGCATCTACTGCTTACCTTTTGCCAGGCGATAAAGAGAGTTTTATAAGTGCTGGTTTTAGGGATTTTATACCCAAACCGCTTTTAAGAGATAAAATATTAGATGTTCTTCAAAAAATTTTTAACCTGCGTGTATGA